A genomic region of Ktedonobacterales bacterium contains the following coding sequences:
- a CDS encoding M55 family metallopeptidase, translated as MKVFISTDFEGVAGIVDWDQILANGRDYEMGRRLLIDETNAVIDGAAEAGANEFVVNDSHSFMRNIPPAELHGRASYIAGKHKPLYMMEGLDSSFDAVFFVGYHGSIGASQAILSHSYNPRAIWEVKINGRIVGETALNALVAAHYGVPIVLVTGDQVTAREARETLPDVECVVVKESITRYAAANLHPQVACERLYEGARRTIQGLITHKPPVFDLPTRIEVTFLTADMAESATWLRGIEPVADQSRTVAFEETDTLALFRTFVTMIQLTRALVE; from the coding sequence ATGAAGGTTTTTATCTCCACCGACTTTGAGGGCGTGGCGGGCATCGTTGATTGGGACCAGATTCTGGCAAATGGGCGCGACTATGAGATGGGCCGACGGCTGCTCATTGACGAAACCAACGCGGTGATTGACGGAGCGGCAGAGGCCGGGGCCAATGAATTTGTCGTCAACGACTCACATTCTTTTATGCGCAACATCCCCCCGGCTGAACTGCATGGGCGCGCCAGCTACATTGCAGGCAAGCATAAGCCGCTCTACATGATGGAGGGTCTGGATAGCTCCTTTGATGCCGTCTTCTTTGTTGGCTATCATGGCTCCATTGGCGCCAGCCAGGCTATTTTAAGCCACAGCTACAATCCGCGCGCCATCTGGGAGGTGAAGATCAACGGGCGCATTGTGGGCGAAACCGCGCTCAACGCCCTGGTAGCCGCGCATTACGGCGTGCCTATCGTCCTGGTCACAGGCGATCAGGTGACGGCCAGGGAGGCCCGCGAGACGCTGCCCGATGTAGAGTGCGTGGTCGTCAAAGAATCCATCACGCGCTACGCCGCCGCCAACCTGCATCCGCAGGTGGCCTGCGAGCGGCTCTATGAAGGGGCCAGGCGCACCATCCAGGGGCTGATAACCCACAAGCCTCCAGTTTTTGATCTACCGACGCGCATAGAAGTCACCTTCCTGACAGCCGATATGGCCGAATCAGCCACCTGGCTGCGCGGCATCGAGCCGGTGGCCGACCAATCGCGCACCGTCGCATTCGAGGAGACAGACACGCTGGCGCTCTTTCGCACCTTCGTTACCATGATTCAGTTGACGCGCGCTCTGGTCGAGTAA
- the alaS gene encoding alanine--tRNA ligase, translating into MGRNWTSAEIRATFLDYFASNGHLKVPSSSLIPRNDPTVLLTTAGMQQMIPYFLGRETAPAVRLTSAQKCFRTTDIDKVGNERSLTFFEMLGNFSVGDYFKREAIGFAWELLTKVYGLPPERLYLTVHPDDDVAPLYWHEVAGYPDEAITRLEDNWWGPPGASGPCGPDSEIYYDRGPEHGCGRADCRPGCECERFLEIWNLVFMQFYQDAEGARTPLARQNIDTGLGLERLSMVLQGKESVFDTDLFRAIIDRFAELIGASYGRNSNVDTSLRVIADHGRALVFLAADGVLPSNEGRGYIFRRILRRAVRHGKLLGLDNPFLAEAADTVINLMAGHYTELAQRRDQIVEILSHEERKFGQTLSLGLQLLNEVLDDLQKRGEQVVPGEAAFKLYDTHGFPLELTQEVAAERGMLVDIIGFEGAMQRQQERSKQPEVFAREREEETWGQLAERVPPTEFTGYGGTMGASRIVAMIAENTLQDTISAPQIAAVALDQTPFYAESGGQIGDRGTLSSPTGIFEVLDTRRPVPNLIVHYGRMIEGHLRVGSEARAEVNVLRREDTIRNHSATHLLHRALKEVLGEQVQQKGSLVEPERLRFDFNHPRALTVVEVRRIERLVNEWIRNDYHVETAILPLQEALTTGAMHLFGEKYGDQVRVVTMGRSKELCGGTHCHATGQIGIYVTTQETSIAAGIRRIEALTGRAAEEHLIGRTQTLDALAAKLQTSPDALETRLEQVVQDLAAARRRLAQLDREAAREEANQLASAPKMVSGIPVVAAHVSASDDKTLREMGDQIRSRLGSGLVVLAATLENRVAFIVAVTPDLTKRGLNAGKIAAVVGERLGGKGGGRPDSAQGGGKDSEQLPQALQAVTQIVQDSLGLPDYTPES; encoded by the coding sequence GTGGGACGTAACTGGACCAGCGCGGAGATTCGCGCAACTTTTTTGGATTATTTTGCCAGCAACGGGCATCTGAAAGTACCCAGTTCATCGCTCATCCCGCGCAACGACCCTACCGTCTTGCTGACCACAGCGGGCATGCAGCAGATGATCCCTTATTTTCTAGGACGCGAGACAGCGCCCGCTGTGCGCCTGACCTCAGCGCAAAAATGCTTTCGCACCACCGACATTGACAAAGTAGGCAACGAACGCTCGCTCACGTTCTTCGAGATGCTGGGCAACTTTTCGGTGGGGGATTATTTCAAGCGCGAGGCCATAGGCTTTGCCTGGGAACTGCTCACCAAAGTCTACGGGCTGCCGCCTGAGCGCCTCTATCTGACGGTCCACCCCGATGATGACGTCGCCCCGCTCTACTGGCATGAGGTCGCGGGCTATCCCGACGAAGCCATCACCCGGCTCGAAGATAACTGGTGGGGGCCGCCGGGAGCCTCTGGCCCCTGTGGCCCGGATTCTGAGATCTATTATGATCGAGGGCCAGAACATGGCTGCGGCAGAGCCGATTGCCGTCCGGGCTGCGAATGCGAGCGATTTCTGGAAATCTGGAACCTCGTCTTTATGCAGTTCTATCAGGATGCAGAAGGCGCCCGCACGCCCCTTGCCCGGCAAAACATAGACACCGGCCTGGGTCTGGAACGCCTCTCGATGGTCCTTCAGGGCAAAGAATCGGTCTTTGATACCGACCTCTTTCGGGCCATCATTGATCGCTTCGCCGAACTGATCGGCGCCAGCTATGGCCGCAATTCTAATGTGGATACGTCACTGCGCGTCATCGCCGATCACGGGCGGGCGCTTGTCTTCCTGGCGGCAGATGGCGTGCTGCCCAGCAATGAAGGGCGCGGCTACATCTTTCGCCGGATTCTGCGCCGGGCTGTGCGACACGGCAAACTGCTGGGCCTGGATAACCCTTTCCTGGCCGAAGCAGCCGATACCGTCATCAATCTGATGGCGGGCCACTACACCGAACTCGCCCAGCGCCGCGACCAGATTGTAGAAATCCTCAGTCACGAGGAGCGCAAGTTCGGCCAGACACTGAGCCTGGGGTTGCAACTCCTCAACGAAGTACTTGATGACTTGCAAAAGCGGGGCGAGCAGGTTGTTCCCGGTGAAGCGGCCTTCAAGCTCTATGACACTCACGGCTTCCCGCTGGAACTTACCCAGGAAGTAGCGGCGGAACGAGGCATGCTCGTAGACATCATCGGTTTTGAAGGCGCGATGCAGCGTCAGCAGGAACGTAGTAAACAACCAGAAGTCTTTGCGCGGGAGCGCGAGGAGGAGACATGGGGGCAACTGGCGGAGAGGGTTCCACCGACGGAGTTCACCGGCTACGGCGGAACAATGGGGGCGAGTCGGATCGTAGCAATGATAGCCGAAAACACCCTTCAGGACACGATCAGCGCGCCGCAGATCGCGGCAGTGGCTCTGGATCAGACGCCATTTTACGCGGAAAGCGGCGGGCAGATCGGCGACCGGGGAACGCTGAGCAGCCCGACGGGAATCTTCGAGGTGCTGGACACGCGGCGGCCAGTCCCCAATCTGATCGTCCATTACGGGCGGATGATCGAGGGACACCTGCGCGTGGGCAGCGAGGCGCGGGCCGAGGTGAACGTCTTGCGGCGGGAGGACACGATACGCAACCACAGCGCAACACACCTGCTGCACCGCGCGCTCAAAGAGGTTCTGGGAGAGCAGGTCCAGCAAAAGGGCAGCCTCGTGGAACCGGAGCGCCTGAGATTCGATTTCAACCACCCACGCGCCCTGACCGTCGTGGAGGTTCGGCGGATCGAGCGGCTGGTGAACGAGTGGATTCGCAACGACTATCACGTCGAAACCGCGATTCTGCCCCTTCAGGAAGCCCTGACAACCGGGGCCATGCACCTGTTCGGGGAAAAGTATGGGGATCAGGTGCGCGTCGTAACGATGGGCCGCAGCAAAGAACTGTGCGGGGGGACTCACTGCCACGCTACGGGACAGATCGGCATCTACGTGACGACCCAGGAGACCAGCATCGCGGCAGGGATTCGGCGTATCGAGGCGCTGACCGGGCGCGCGGCGGAGGAGCATCTGATCGGCAGAACTCAGACATTGGACGCCCTGGCCGCAAAGCTCCAAACCAGCCCGGACGCTCTGGAGACGCGCCTGGAGCAAGTCGTTCAGGATTTGGCCGCAGCGCGCAGACGCCTGGCTCAACTGGACCGCGAGGCAGCCAGGGAGGAGGCCAATCAATTGGCTTCGGCGCCAAAAATGGTCTCCGGCATCCCAGTGGTAGCGGCTCACGTCTCGGCTTCGGACGACAAGACCCTGCGCGAAATGGGGGATCAGATTCGCTCCCGGCTGGGTTCGGGCCTGGTAGTGCTGGCCGCAACACTGGAGAATCGCGTGGCGTTTATCGTGGCCGTCACTCCCGATCTGACCAAAAGGGGGCTGAACGCGGGCAAAATCGCGGCAGTGGTGGGCGAGCGCCTGGGCGGCAAGGGCGGGGGTCGCCCGGATTCGGCCCAGGGCGGCGGCAAGGACAGTGAGCAACTGCCACAAGCCCTCCAGGCCGTAACGCAGATCGTCCAGGACAGCCTGGGGCTTCCCGACTACACACCTGAGTCCTGA
- a CDS encoding (2Fe-2S) ferredoxin domain-containing protein, with protein MGQFEKHVFICTSGKWCPTKDGDSLAVHGYLKKRVAEAGLAGQVRINHSGCLDQCGNGPMMVIYPENVWYWGVTLEDAREIFEAHLLGGKPVERLIYRPAKTGKNKLPRDERDKPIGRPERQPI; from the coding sequence ATGGGCCAGTTTGAGAAACACGTCTTTATCTGCACGTCTGGCAAGTGGTGTCCCACCAAAGACGGAGATTCGCTGGCGGTGCATGGCTATCTCAAGAAGCGCGTAGCCGAGGCCGGGCTGGCCGGGCAGGTGCGCATCAACCATTCCGGCTGCCTGGATCAGTGTGGCAACGGGCCAATGATGGTCATCTATCCAGAAAACGTCTGGTATTGGGGCGTCACCCTCGAAGACGCCAGGGAGATTTTCGAGGCGCATCTGCTGGGCGGCAAACCTGTCGAGCGCCTGATCTATCGCCCGGCAAAAACAGGCAAGAATAAGTTACCGCGCGACGAACGCGACAAACCCATCGGGCGGCCAGAGCGCCAGCCCATTTGA